In Rutidosis leptorrhynchoides isolate AG116_Rl617_1_P2 chromosome 2, CSIRO_AGI_Rlap_v1, whole genome shotgun sequence, one genomic interval encodes:
- the LOC139887929 gene encoding short chain aldehyde dehydrogenase 1-like — protein sequence MNGFIPCSKSILTIISLQIFTLYRLQGKVAIVTGGASGFGESTVRLFAKHGAKVVIADVQDDLGRSLCNDLHFNSGKGSEPGENVIYVHCDVTQDSDVQNVVDVTVSTFGKLDIMFNNAGIPGTLDFKILDSGNENFKRVFDVNVFGSFLGAKHAARVMIPAKRGVILFTSSSASVISGESPHAYTVSKHAVVGLMKNLCVELGQHGIRVNCISPGGVSTPLLTNAMGLDKAVVDGILCASSVLKEVVPTADDVAEAAVFLGSDASKFVSGVNLVVDGGYSTTNPTYSGVIKQTFEALGQKL from the exons ATGAATGGTTTTATTCCCTGCAG TAAAAGTATTTTAACGATCATATCATTACAAATTTTTACATTATATAGATTGCAAGGAAAAGTTGCCATAGTTACAGGTGGAGCCAGCGGCTTCGGCGAAAGCACGGTCAGGCTCTTCGCTAAACATGGCGCCAAAGTCGTGATCGCAGATGTCCAAGATGATCTAGGTCGCTCTCTTTGTAACGATCTACACTTTAATTCTGGAAAAGGGTCGGAGCCAG GTGAGAATGTTATTTACGTCCATTGTGATGTCACTCAAGATTCCGACGTGCAGAACGTAGTTGATGTGACTGTCTCGACGTTTGGAAAACTCGACATCATGTTTAATAATGCAGGCATCCCAGGAACCCTAGATTTCAAAATCTTAGACTCGGGTAATGAAAACTTCAAACGAGTTTTCGACGTAAATGTATTTGGATCATTTTTGGGAGCTAAACATGCGGCCAGGGTTATGATTCCGGCAAAACGTGGCGTGATCTTATTCACATCCAGCTCAGCATCCGTAATTTCAGGTGAATCACCACATGCATACACCGTATCAAAACACGCAGTGGTAGGGTTGATGAAGAACTTGTGCGTTGAATTAGGGCAACATGGGATTAGGGTTAATTGTATTTCACCCGGTGGGGTTTCGACACCATTATTGACCAACGCAATGGGGTTGGATAAGGCTGTCGTTGATGGTATATTGTGTGCGTCTTCGGTGTTGAAAGAGGTGGTGCCGACGGCAGATGATGTGGCAGAAGCGGCGGTGTTTTTGGGTAGTGATGCTTCCAAGTTTGTTAGTGGAGTTAATTTGGTAGTTGATGGTGGTTATAGTACTACTAATCCTACTTATTCAGGGGTAATTAAACAAACTTTTGAAGCCTTAGGCCAAAAGTTATGA
- the LOC139890941 gene encoding serine carboxypeptidase 1-like, with amino-acid sequence MMELGPFRVNADKVTLSRNKYAWNNVANVLFLESPAGVGFSYSNTSKDYITGDVQTAKDSYKFLINWLERFPEYKPRDFYIAGESYAGHYIPQLAQLILDNNKITNQTVINLKGIALGNAYVDDETENTGMFEFFWTHALISDKIHDGIISNCNFSQGAVETESCDDYTSQAFDAFSNIYFYDIYAPLCSPYSNSTPSVNFDPCSENYIAEYLNTPSVQQSLHAKPVQWNDCNDYINENWQDMPFTVLPVIKDLMSSGISVWIFSGDTDGRVPVTVSKYSIDKLQTSIKTPWYPWMYGGEVGGYVEGYENLTFVTIRGAGHFVPSYQPARGLAFFSSFLEGKLP; translated from the exons ATGATGGAACTCGGGCCCTTTAGAGTAAATGCTGATAAAGTGACCCTATCGCGCAACAAATACGCATGGAACaatg TTGCAAATGTACTTTTCTTGGAATCCCCTGCGGGAGTTGGATTTTCTTACTCAAACACGTCTAAAGATTATATAACTGGCGACGTACAAACAGCAAAGGATTCATATAAGTTTCTAATTAATTGGTTAGAAAGGTTCCCAGAATACAAACCTCGAGATTTTTATATCGCAGGAGAAAGCTATGCAGGACATTACATTCCTCAACTCGCCCAATTAATTCTTGATAACAACAAGATAACTAATCAAACTGTCATTAACCTTAAAGGAATTGCA CTAGGAAATGCGTACGTGGACGATGAAACAGAAAATACAGGAATGTTTGAATTTTTCTGGACGCACGCGCTTATTTCTGATAAAATCCATGATGGAATTATCTCCAACTGTAATTTTTCTCAGGGTGCAGTAGAAACAGAATCGTGTGACGATTATACAAGTCAGGCGTTCGATGCTTTTAGTAACATCTACTTTTATGACATATATGCTCCTTTATGCTCACCGTACAGCAATAGCACCCCCTCAGTTA ATTTTGATCCATGTAGTGAGAATTACATTGCTGAATACTTGAACACTCCTTCTGTACAACAATCCCTTCACGCAAAACCGGTTCAATGGAACGACTGCAA TGATTATATCAATGAAAACTGGCAGGACATGCCATTTACAGTCTTACCTGTGATTAAGGATTTGATGTCCAGTGGAATTAGTGTCTGGATCTTTAG TGGAGATACAGATGGAAGAGTGCCAGTGACAGTAAGTAAGTACTCAATCGACAAACTACAAACATCCATAAAGACACCATGGTATCCATGGATGTACGGAGGCGAG GTTGGTGGATATGTCGAGGGATACGAAAACTTGACATTTGTGACCATAAGAGGAGCTGGACACTTTGTCCCGAGTTACCAACCGGCTCGTGGACTTGCATTCTTTTCGTCGTTTTTGGAAGGAAAGCTTCCTTGA
- the LOC139887930 gene encoding serine carboxypeptidase II-3-like encodes MKTSFLLSVCFSLLVFVSCYGGNGYDPLENALKIQRSKRRSFSGHASTQEWKNDQSYSPVYMGPQDGLKDADKISALPGQPDGTDFNQYSGYVTVDPNHGRALFYYLTESPTNSSTNPLVLWLNGGNIFFISSHSCSKTKILLLDYRYIDYYYGPYPTVDY; translated from the coding sequence ATGAAGACTTCATTTCTTCTATCTGTTTGTTTTAGTCTCTTAGTTTTCGTGTCGTGTTATGGTGGCAATGGATATGACCCTCTTGAGAACGCTCTAAAGATCCAACGTTCTAAAAGAAGATCATTTTCAGGTCATGCAAGTACACAAGAATGGAAAAATGACCAGTCCTACTCACCTGTTTACATGGGCCCACAAGACGGGTTGAAGGATGCTGACAAGATATCAGCGTTGCCAGGTCAGCCGGATGGAACCGACTTTAACCAGTATTCAGGTTATGTGACAGTTGACCCGAACCATGGGAGAGCACTTTTTTACTATCTTACAGAGTCACCAACCAACTCTTCCACTAATCCTCTAGTCCTCTGGCTCAATGGAGGTAACATTTTCTTTATTTCGAGTCATTCATGTTCAAAAACTAAGATCCTATTATTAGATTATAGATACATAGATTATTATTATGGTCCATATCCAACTGTGGACTATTAA